A segment of the Panacibacter ginsenosidivorans genome:
GGAATGTGTATGATGTGCCATTGGCATCGCAACTGTCGGGCTTGTAATTATGGTAGGCTTCGTAACAACTCCATCCAAAATTCTTACCGCCTTTACTGCCACCGGCTACCAGGTCTATTTCTTCCCACTTGTCCTGGCCTACATCTGCTATCCATAAAGCACCATTCTTGCTGTCGAAACTAAAACGGAATGGATTGCGCAAACCTGTTGCCCATATTTCATCTTTGAATTTAGGAACATTTACAAAAGGATTGTCTGCAGGTATGCTGTAATGTTTGTCATTTACAGCATCAGGATGATCAACATCAATGCGTATCATTTTACCAAGTAATATGCGTGGGTTTTGTGCATTGTTTAAAGGATCACCTGCACTTCCGCCGTCGCCAAATGTGCTGTATAAATAACCATCCGGACCAAATTTTATACAACCGGCTTTATGGTTCACAAATTCTGGATCTGATGGCTGGGTAATCTTTATAATATCAAACTTGCTATGACGCATGGCTTTATTTGGGTTATTTGGGTTTGTAGTAAAACGGGAGATGTGACTATCACTGTCATGTCCTGTATAGTTTACATATACATAAGGTGAATCAGGGTAGTTGGGATGAAAAGTAAAACCAAGCAAACCACGTTCATCATAATCATTTGGGTAAACTGTAAAAACAATATCAGTTATATCCAGGAAAGGCTCCGCCATTTTGTTACCTGCGGCATCGAGTATCCATATTTTACCTAACCTTTCCGCCACAAAGAGCCTGCTGTCGCCGCAGTTGGCAATATCCATCGGAGCATCGAAACCTGAAGCAAAAGAAGTGAGTCCTAGTTTTGGAAGATTGTTTGCAGACTGGGCATTAACTGCATGCGCAAGCAGCATGCATAGCGCAAAGAGAGTAACCGTTTTCATGGTGTTTATCATTTAAATGTGAACAAATAAGCAATCATAGCAATGGTTAACAGCCATTGGTAAAAAGTTCACATTATGGGGAGTGATAATTATTACATCAGGAAGGGAATAATAAAAGATTACAGAAGATAGGCATATCTGTTTATGCTACGAAAAATGATTTGCCAGACTGGAATATTTATATGCTGAAATGGTTTACATAATTTCCAATAGACCTCATTTGAATTAAAAAGAATGACTTTACAAACCAATAATTACAAACTCCGTTCTTCGGTTCAGTGCTTTGCCTTGTTCTGTAGTATTTTCTGCTACGGGCTTACTTGCGCCAAAGCCCTTCCATGTAAGTCTTTTAGGATCTATGCCTTTACTGGCAAGATAGTCTGCAACTGCCTTTGCACGGTCTAAAGAAAGTTGATTGTTGCGGGCATCTGTTCCTGTATTATCTGTGTGCCCATTTATCTGCACTTTGATAGTTACGTTATCAGTCAGCAGTTGCAACAACTTATCCAGTTCAATTAAACTCACGGGTTCTAATGTTGCAGCGTTTGTTTCGAACTGTATATTCTTTAACACGCCAACAGCATTAACAGCAATGGGTTGCAGCGGAATATCTTTTACATAAATACTGTCTGCATCTTTATTGCCAAGATTATAGAGATCACTATAAAAAAGAAAGCCTTTCCTATTTACAGTGAAAGTATAATCTGTTCCTACTGGCAGTGTTATAAAATAAAAACCCGTTTCATCTGTCTGTACTTTCGTGATCAGTTTTTGTGTGGCGTTATCTGTTAACTCCACTGCACATGGAATGGTTTGTTTTGTTTCAGCATTATAAACGGTTCCCTGCACATACAATGTTTTGATTGGTCTTATATCATTACGCATATTAAACTTGTAGAGATCAAGACCACCCCGTGTGTCTGATCGGTCACTTGCATAATAACCCGTGGCGCCATCAGCAGAAATAAAAATACTTTCCTGGTCGCTTATGGTATTTATTGGATAGCCAAGATTCTCCGGTGTTTGCCATTTACCATTCGCATCTTTTCGTGTAAGAAAAATATCCAAACCACCATAACCGGGTAACCCATTGCTGGTAAAGTAAAGCGTGCTATTGTCTGCATGAATAAATGGTTCTATCTCATCCCCTGCTGTGTTAATGGATGGGCCAAGATTCTGCGCAGGCAACCATTTACCATTTGCCGAACGATAACTTACATAAATATCTTTACCACCATAACCGCCCGGCCTGTTGCTGCTGAAGTACAATGCATTTTTATCAGGGCTAAGACTTGGAGAACTCTCCCAGAAATCTGTATTGATGTTCTCTCCTAAATTGATAGGCACACTCCAGCCCTGCGGCGTATTGTAAGAAATAAAAATATCATAATTGCCATAACCCTTACCAGGAAAATTTCCTGCAAATACAAGCCACTCACCATCCTGCGAAATATTGATAGCGCCTTTGGATGGTTCTTCATTCAGCTGTCCTTTAATGGGTACAGATGTACTAAAACCATCTTGTATTCTTCGGCTCATCATGAATGTTTCTCTTCCATCGAGCTCATGTCTTGTAAAAACAAAAGTGCTGTCATCAATGGTAAAAGAGGGATAAACTTCAGGCCTGTTTGAATTAATGCTATCACCAAGATTCTCCGGTGTAAAAACATAATCTGTTGCAGGATGTTTTTGTTTATAGTCAATTGCAAATGAATAACAGGACTTCCAGTACATAGCACTCTTTACACTCTTATCATTCAGGGATGGAATTGCAAGGAATGTATCAATAGCTTTCGCCGCATCTTCGAATCTTCCTAGGCCTGCAAGATCAATGGCATAGGGAAGATTGTAGAATTTGAAATAGGCCGTATCCATTTCTCTTGCTTTCTCATAGTGGTCAACTGCTTTCTGGTAATCTTTTAATTCACCATACACACCTGCAAGCGATAACCAAGCATCTACAAAATGTGGCTCATATTCTATCGCTTTACCAAGCAATGGTATAGCATCTTTTATAAAACCATCCTGCAATTGTGCAATGGCATCGTTATAAGCTTTTGCAGCTTT
Coding sequences within it:
- a CDS encoding OmpA family protein; this encodes MKRLLFIILIIASFQATAQEPKINPKAAKAYNDAIAQLQDGFIKDAIPLLGKAIEYEPHFVDAWLSLAGVYGELKDYQKAVDHYEKAREMDTAYFKFYNLPYAIDLAGLGRFEDAAKAIDTFLAIPSLNDKSVKSAMYWKSCYSFAIDYKQKHPATDYVFTPENLGDSINSNRPEVYPSFTIDDSTFVFTRHELDGRETFMMSRRIQDGFSTSVPIKGQLNEEPSKGAINISQDGEWLVFAGNFPGKGYGNYDIFISYNTPQGWSVPINLGENINTDFWESSPSLSPDKNALYFSSNRPGGYGGKDIYVSYRSANGKWLPAQNLGPSINTAGDEIEPFIHADNSTLYFTSNGLPGYGGLDIFLTRKDANGKWQTPENLGYPINTISDQESIFISADGATGYYASDRSDTRGGLDLYKFNMRNDIRPIKTLYVQGTVYNAETKQTIPCAVELTDNATQKLITKVQTDETGFYFITLPVGTDYTFTVNRKGFLFYSDLYNLGNKDADSIYVKDIPLQPIAVNAVGVLKNIQFETNAATLEPVSLIELDKLLQLLTDNVTIKVQINGHTDNTGTDARNNQLSLDRAKAVADYLASKGIDPKRLTWKGFGASKPVAENTTEQGKALNRRTEFVIIGL
- a CDS encoding PQQ-dependent sugar dehydrogenase translates to MKTVTLFALCMLLAHAVNAQSANNLPKLGLTSFASGFDAPMDIANCGDSRLFVAERLGKIWILDAAGNKMAEPFLDITDIVFTVYPNDYDERGLLGFTFHPNYPDSPYVYVNYTGHDSDSHISRFTTNPNNPNKAMRHSKFDIIKITQPSDPEFVNHKAGCIKFGPDGYLYSTFGDGGSAGDPLNNAQNPRILLGKMIRIDVDHPDAVNDKHYSIPADNPFVNVPKFKDEIWATGLRNPFRFSFDSKNGALWIADVGQDKWEEIDLVAGGSKGGKNFGWSCYEAYHNYKPDSCDANGTSYTFPIVEYKHPSDNCASITGGFVYRGSKFKKMQGKYFYNDYCTGKFSTVFKYNDTWLNIFLKESTQFAFTTYGEDINKELYVADNLDGIIYHLVDSSDTDAKSPIAAGDDIAKSLIVKLFPNPNHGQFSVELNAMQNESYNISITNVFGKEMIRDTRNAVKGYNRWNFNASQLPKGIYILHVQNGKGNVSTKFTVE